TCAGCTTGCCGTCCTTGATGTAGAGGGCGTGGCCGCCGAAGCGGCAGCCGTGAGCGAACAGCACACCACCGGCCTTGCCGTCCTTGTCGAGGGTGACCTCGGCTGTGATCGAGTACGAACGGTTGCGGACATTCACCGCGACGGCCTCCGGCACCTCGGCGCAGCCCGGGTAGTAGACGTACTGGTCACGCGGCTTGGCCAGCTGCGGCCGCTCGGTGTTGAGGATGGCGACCGCCGTTCGCGTCTCCAGCGGCAGCGCGTTGTACATCCCGGCCTGCGCCCACCACAGGGACGTGAGCTCGGCCAGCTTCGCCGGCTCCTTCTCCGCCAGGTCGTGGCACTCGCTGGGGTCCACGTCGGTGTGGAAGAGCTCCCAACGCTGCGTGGGGAACTCGCCCCAAGCGTCCGGTGTCGCCGGCGTGACCGACGATGCCTTCCAGCCATCGTGGTAGATGGCCCGGGTGCTGAGCATCGAGTAGAACTGCGTCAGCCTGCCCGGAGCCTTCACGTCGTCGAAGGTGGCCTTGAAGCTCGCCCCCTCCAGCGGGATCTGGGTGGCGCCCTTGACGACATCCGGCATCGTCACGCCCAGGCAGTCGTAGATCGTCGGCACGATGTCGATCGCGTGCTGGTACTGGGTCCGGATGCCCGGCTTCTTGATCTTGTCGGGCCACGAGACGATCATCGGGTCGGCTGTGCCGCCCTGGTAGTTGGCGTAGCGCTTCCACATCTTGAACGGCGTGTTGAACGCCCATGCCCAGCCGGTCGGGTAGTGGTTGTAGGTCAGCGGGCTGCCCAGCACGTCGAGGTACTTGATGTTGTCCTCAATCGTGTCGGGGATCCCGTTCATGAACTTGTTCTCGTTGACCGAGCCGTTCGGGCCGCCCTCGCCCGAGGCACCGTTGTCGGACACGATGATGATCAGCGTGTTGTCGAGCTGCCCCGACTCCTCGAGGTAGTCGAGCATGCGGCCGAGCTGGTGGTCCGCGTGGCTCACGAAGCCCGCGTAGACCTCCGCCATTCGGCGGAACAGCTTCTTCTCGTCGTCCTTCAGCGAGTCCCATGGGCGCACGACGTCGAGCGCCGGCCAGTCCTGCCCCTCGGGGCCCTTGAGATCGGTGTAGGGGTTGATCGGCGACAGCTCGGTCTCGTTGCTGATGATCCCCATTGCCTTCTGGTTCTTGAAGACGATCTCGCGATAGGCCTCGTAGCCCATGTCGAACTTGCCCTTGTACTTGTCCGCCCACTCCTTCGGCGCGTGGTGAGGCGCGTGGCCGGCGCCGAACGCGTAGTACAGGAACCAGGGCTTCTCCGGGGCGACGGCCTTCATGTCGCGGATGAACGACATCGCCTTGTCGGTGATGTCGACGGAGAGGTGGTAGCCCTCCTCGGGAGTCTGCGGCGGGTCGACCATGTGGTTGTCCTCGACCAGGTCGGGATACCACTGGTTCGTCTCCGCGCCCAGGAACCCGTACCAGCGGTCGAAGCCACGGCCCGACGGCCAGCCCCGCCGGCGGGAGGCGAGGTTCTCCTCGTCCTCCGCACACAGGTGCCACTTGCCGACCATGAACGTGCTCCAGCCCAGCTCGCCGAGGACCTCGGGCGCCATGGCTGTCTCGAGCGGGATGTGCCCGTTGGCGTTCGGGAAGCCCGACGACGCCTCGGAGATGCAGGCCATCCCGTTCGTGGTGTGGTTGCGCCCGGTCAGGAGACAGGACCGGGTCGGCGAGCACAGGGCGGTCGTGTGGAAGTTGGTGTACCTCAGCCCCCGGTCGGCGATGCGCTTGATGTGGGGGACCTCGATCATCCCTCCGTAAGGCTCCAACGCGGAGAAGCCGACGTCATCGAGGACGACGTACATCACATTGGGAGCGCCTTCCGGCGGGTTCGGCTGGGCGTACGGCGTCCAGTCCGGGGTCGAGTCCTGGATGTCGATGTTGATCACACCGTTGAACGGTTTGCTCATGGTCATGTCCTTTCCTGTCGATGCCGCGAATCGGTTGTGGGAGCGGTCAGCCTGCGGCGAGTGCCTTGGCCTTCCCGGCCTGGAACTCCTCGTCGGTGATCGCGCCCTGGGCCCGCAGGTCCGCCAGCCGAGCGATCTGCTCCGCGGGGCTGGTGGTAGCGGCCACGCTCTGCACGTACGCGCGGGCCGGGGCGTCCTGCGCCTGCGCAGCCTGGGCGGCGCGCTCGTGCATCTTGCCGCCGCGGGCGACCAGGTAGACGAACACCCCCAGGTACGGGAAGACGATGATGAAGATCGTCCACCCGGCCTTGCCCCACCCGGACAGATCCTGGCTTCGGAAGATGTCTGCGAAGACCACGATCAGCAGCCAGATCAAGATGAAGAAGAGGACCAACCACACGAAGGACCAGAAGACCTGTCCGGTTCCGAACTCCGCAGCCAGTGCGGTCATCTCCACTCACTCCTTGGATGCTGTACGAGCCTGCTCACTCGTCGTGCTGCGACCGGGGCGCTCGTGCCCTTGCCCATCTGTTCGCTCCTCGTGTCGGTGCTGCGTTCGTCGTCACTCACGAACCTCGCAGCGCCAGGAGGAGCGGGCATCCCCTACGGACGTATCTCACCTAGGGGAGAGTCGGGGCGTCGACGACGGGCTCGTCAGGGCCGACCGAAACGAGCTCGAGGCCCAGCTCCTGGGTCCGGTCGATGAGACCGGCGAGCTGGGCCTGGTCCGTCACCGGACCGGTCAGCACCGTGGTGCCGTCCTCCCGGGTCATCCGCATGCCGGCGAACAGGAACGCGAACTGCTCCCCCAGCTCGCCACGCAGGACCAGCCGGTACGTCGTCGCACGCTCATTGCTCATCTGCTTCAGCGTCCGCCGAGTCCCCTGGCCTGTCATCACCTGCCGGACGTCTCCCCTAGGTGATTTCGGTTCGAAGGCGTGGAGTTCGGTGGGCGGCTCGCGGCTGGCGCCCCTCGCCGACCGGACTCAAGCGGCGGGTACTCGGGCGACGACCCAGCCGAGCTCTGAGACGATCCGAACACCGATCCCCTCGACGTACATCGGCCCCAGCGCCTCGCGGAGCGCCTCGGCGAAGTGCTCATAGCCGACGTGTCGGATGGGAGGCCAGGAGGGGCCGGCGGACGCGAGCGCGCGCAGCGCGATGTCGAGATCCGGGAACTCGTTGACGACCTGGACCGCTCCGCGGTCGAGAAGGTCCAGTCGAGCGTCCTGCAGCATCTGCTCGGCAACGCCCGGGCGACCCGTCTCGCCCTGGTCCATGGTGGCGGCCCCGTGGTCGGGCGGTGACAGCGCGACGACCGTGGCGAAGTAGGGACCCAGACCCAGCCGCTTGGGGGCTCCCCAGAAGGTGAACCCGACCAAGCCTCCCGGGCGTACGACCCGGGCCGCCTCGACGAGCGCACCCTCACACCCCTTCCAGATGCCGTTGAAGCTCGTCGCGACGTCGAAGCTGTCGTCCTCGAAGGGAAGCGCGAACATGTCCCCGACGCGGAAGTCCCCGTCCGGCGTCCGAGCCCGCGCGATCGTGATCAGCTCCTCCGACGCGTCGAGGCCGGAGACGGCGGCGCCGCGCCGGGCCGCCACGCCCGCCGCATAGCCCGATCCACAGGCGATGTCCAACAGGCGGGTGCCCGGTCCGACACCGGTCCGAGCGAACAGCTCGTCGTTGGCGCTGCGCGCGTACGGCTCGAAGAGGTAAGCCCAGTCGATCGCGCGGGCACCCCAGGCGTGGCCCGACTCGACCCAACCCACGCGCCCCACCTCCTCGACGGTGGCCCCGAGGGTGGTCTCAGTCCGACTGGGCGAGGACGGGGTAGGCCCAGCAGGGGCCGACGCTGATGTCGACGAGGGAGTGCGCCCGGCCGGCGATCGCGAGGCCGGCCTCGTCGATGGCTCTCCGGGCCTGCTCCTCAGCCAGGTTGTCGCCGCTGCGCACCAACAGCCAGCCGCGGCCGGACGGGCTCAGGTCGAGCCGCCAAGGGGAAGTTTCTCGGCTCATGCGCAAGAAATGTACGCCGAGTGAGCCGGGAGCGTTCTCACGATTCGAAGACTTCACGATCCGCGACCGCCTGCAGCGAAGCGTGTCGGAGCCCCCGCCACCACGGCGTTCGGACGGACCTCCGCGCACCCCGTCCCGACGGCGCCACTTCTGCAGAAGTCCCAAATGTCCGGTTCTCATCGACCCGGCGAGGGGACATATGGGACTTCTGCAGAAGGCTCGGGGCGCGATCTACTGCAGGCATCCCCGGTGCCCGGTGCGGGGTCGCCCGAAGGTGAGTCGCCCAGGAAGGGCTCGCTGCGGAGGGAGGTGCGGTCGTGGACCGGCCCGAGACGCGGTACGTGGTCACCCCGGACGGCGTGACGCTCGCCTACCAGCGCTTCGGGCATGGCGACGTCGACCTCGTCTACGTCCCGTACTTCCTGTTCAACGTCGACCTGCTGTGGGACTTCGAACCGATCGCGGCCTGGCTCAGCGAGCTGGCCACGTTCGCGAGGGTGATCGTCCACGACCCCCGGGGTATCGGGTTGTCCGATCGTGGGCCGGAGCCCGGTGACCTCGGCACCCGGATGCGCGACCTGCTCACCATCCTCGATGCGGAGGGCGTCGATCGGGTCAGCCTCCTCGGCTCGCGCAGCTACGGCGGGCTCGGCGCGCTCCTGGCGGCGACCCGCCCGGACCGCGTCGACCGGTTCATCTGGCTGCACGCGGTGGCTCGGGAACGCTGGGCGGAGGACTACCCCTGGGGGTCCACCCTCGACGAGGAGGAGGCCGAGCTGGAGCAGCTCCCGCAGCGATGGGGATCCGCCAGCTCCGGCGAGGAGGCAGCCATCGCCCAGGGTCCGATGGGGCAGGTGGACCACCGGTTCCAGGAGTGGATGGCCCGGGTGCAGCGCGGGTCGGTGACGCCGTCGCGAGCGGTGCTGCTCGTGCGCACGTGGTTCGAGACCGACGTACGGGACGTCCTGCCGAGCGTCACGGTGCCCACCCTCGTCCTCGCTCGCCAGCCGAGCGCCGAACAGGCCCGCTACGTCGCGTCGCGGATCCCGACCGCGCACTTCCAACTGCTCGCCGGTTTCGACGACATGCCGTGGTTCGGGGACACCCGAGAGGTGCTCGACGCCATCCAGGACTTCCTCGGCGTCGAGCCCGTACCCGAGGTACGAGATCGGGCGCTCGCCACCGTCCTGTTCACCGACATCGTGGCCTCGACCAGCCAGGCCGCTCGCCTGGGCGACAGCCGTTGGAACGCCCTGGTGGCCGAGCACCTGCGCCTCCTCCGCGACCTGTTCGCGCGCTTCGGGGGGACCGAGATGGACACGACGGGCGACGGAGTCTTCGCGACGTTCGACAGCCCAGGTGGCGCGCTCGAGTGCGCGGTACGGGCGGTCGCCGCCGTCCAGCCGCTCGGCATCGAGATCCGGGCCGGCGTCCACACCGGTGAGGTCCTGCGCACGGGGATCAAGGACCAAGGGATCGCGGTCGCGATCGGGGCTCGTGTGTGCGCCCTCGCCGGGGCGTCGGAGGTGCTGGCCACGCGGACCGTCAAGGATCTCAGCGCCGGAGCCGGGCTGTCCTTCACGCCCATGGGCGACTACGAGCTGAAGGGTGTGCCCGACACCTGGACGCTGTACCGCGTCACCGCCTGAGCGCCGCGGTCGGGGACCTACGACTCTTCCCGGGCTCGCGGGACGGCGAGACGGTGACGGTGTACGCGGGAGGTGAACCCCCATGAAGACCGCGGACCCCACCCAGCGTGACCAGGCCACTCCCCCCACGAGCAGGGATCTCACCCGTGCCTGGATCTCGGTGGTCCTCATCCCAGTGTTCTTCGTCCTCGCCATCGCGTTCGGCGAGGGCACCAGTTCGCTCCTCGGTTACAACAACGGTGGTTCCTATCCGACGTGGGTCGGCCTGGTCTCCGACGCCGTCGCGACCGTGGTCTGCCTCGCCCCTTGCGTGGCGGCGGTGCTCTTCGGCCGGAAGGCGCGGGAGCTCTCGGTCCGGGCCGCCATCGTCCCGATCGTGATCGGCTACGTCGTCGGTGCCGGGTGGCTTCTCATGACCATCGTCTCCGAGATCGGCAACCTCCTCTGAGCGGAGGCCCGGCCGGGGAGCGGCGCATCGCCGCGTCAGGTCGCATCAGCAGTGCCGGTCGACATAGTCGGTCGAGCCGCGAGGCATGACGTCACGGTCACGTAGCGTGATCGAGATCCTCGCACCACGCGCCCGGCACGCTGCCGTGTAGTACGTCAGCGGGTTGTCGGAGTACTCGATCTCGATGACGTGGCGGCCGTAGACGGACGTGTAGGCGCTGCACTCGGCATACACCTGGCACTCCTCGGCGATCGCGAAGTCGAACCTCGCCTTGGACCTGCCCGTCGACCCGAGCTCGGCCGCGTTCTTCTGGGCCACCGCGAGACCGTCCGCGTGCCCGCGAGCCACGAGCGAACGGGCGAAGGCGAGGTTCTCGGCGCGCGTCAGGAGCCCTTTCGAACGGGTCCAGGAGTCGAGGTTGTCGGGTTCCACGGCGCGAAAGCCCTTGTGGGCGCAGGAGTCGAACCACGCGCCGATGATGCGCAGCAGCGCGGACCGGCTCGTCGCCGTACGCGTGTTCAGCAGGTACTCCCCCGGCCAGCCCGGGTCCTCCACCAGGTGGCCGGCGGAGTCGTGGAGGAGCAGTGTCGGGTGCTTCTTCCTCCACCAGGAGTCCTCCTCCGCCTGGGTCTGGAAGGCGTTGACGTAGCAGATCGAGTAGATCCCCTTGGCCGGCGTGCTGAGCCGGTCACGGTCGACGATGCGCACGCCGTGCGCCGGTGGATAGGAACCACCGATCTGGTAGTCGAAGGTCGCGTTGACGGGAGGGAGCGTGACCGTACGCGCTCCGCTCGCGGCCGTCGGCAGCAGAGCGCCGGCCACGGCGAGGAGGAGCACCACAGCGCGGAACGCACGAGTCGTCATGGAGGGGTCATCGGCGCTCAGGACGCCGCGATGCAGTCCACCTCGTCGACCCGGACGGGGGCGTTCATGTCCGCGAAGAGCTCCCGTGCCTGGCGCAGGGGCGGGCCAGCGTCGTCCGGACGGCCGAGGGCGAGCAAGGTACG
The genomic region above belongs to Actinomycetes bacterium and contains:
- a CDS encoding arylsulfatase gives rise to the protein MSKPFNGVINIDIQDSTPDWTPYAQPNPPEGAPNVMYVVLDDVGFSALEPYGGMIEVPHIKRIADRGLRYTNFHTTALCSPTRSCLLTGRNHTTNGMACISEASSGFPNANGHIPLETAMAPEVLGELGWSTFMVGKWHLCAEDEENLASRRRGWPSGRGFDRWYGFLGAETNQWYPDLVEDNHMVDPPQTPEEGYHLSVDITDKAMSFIRDMKAVAPEKPWFLYYAFGAGHAPHHAPKEWADKYKGKFDMGYEAYREIVFKNQKAMGIISNETELSPINPYTDLKGPEGQDWPALDVVRPWDSLKDDEKKLFRRMAEVYAGFVSHADHQLGRMLDYLEESGQLDNTLIIIVSDNGASGEGGPNGSVNENKFMNGIPDTIEDNIKYLDVLGSPLTYNHYPTGWAWAFNTPFKMWKRYANYQGGTADPMIVSWPDKIKKPGIRTQYQHAIDIVPTIYDCLGVTMPDVVKGATQIPLEGASFKATFDDVKAPGRLTQFYSMLSTRAIYHDGWKASSVTPATPDAWGEFPTQRWELFHTDVDPSECHDLAEKEPAKLAELTSLWWAQAGMYNALPLETRTAVAILNTERPQLAKPRDQYVYYPGCAEVPEAVAVNVRNRSYSITAEVTLDKDGKAGGVLFAHGCRFGGHALYIKDGKLKYDYNYVGMEDQYVESSKPIPTGAAVRLSASFVKDDSTDMPTTGTLTLYINDEAVGDAKIKTQPGKFSLAGEGLNVGLDRGEPVTADYPGEAPWPLTGGTLTKVVVNVSGDPWIDREKEVQGAFMRD
- a CDS encoding class I SAM-dependent methyltransferase, translating into MGWVESGHAWGARAIDWAYLFEPYARSANDELFARTGVGPGTRLLDIACGSGYAAGVAARRGAAVSGLDASEELITIARARTPDGDFRVGDMFALPFEDDSFDVATSFNGIWKGCEGALVEAARVVRPGGLVGFTFWGAPKRLGLGPYFATVVALSPPDHGAATMDQGETGRPGVAEQMLQDARLDLLDRGAVQVVNEFPDLDIALRALASAGPSWPPIRHVGYEHFAEALREALGPMYVEGIGVRIVSELGWVVARVPAA
- a CDS encoding endo alpha-1,4 polygalactosaminidase, encoding MTTRAFRAVVLLLAVAGALLPTAASGARTVTLPPVNATFDYQIGGSYPPAHGVRIVDRDRLSTPAKGIYSICYVNAFQTQAEEDSWWRKKHPTLLLHDSAGHLVEDPGWPGEYLLNTRTATSRSALLRIIGAWFDSCAHKGFRAVEPDNLDSWTRSKGLLTRAENLAFARSLVARGHADGLAVAQKNAAELGSTGRSKARFDFAIAEECQVYAECSAYTSVYGRHVIEIEYSDNPLTYYTAACRARGARISITLRDRDVMPRGSTDYVDRHC
- a CDS encoding adenylate/guanylate cyclase domain-containing protein, with translation MDRPETRYVVTPDGVTLAYQRFGHGDVDLVYVPYFLFNVDLLWDFEPIAAWLSELATFARVIVHDPRGIGLSDRGPEPGDLGTRMRDLLTILDAEGVDRVSLLGSRSYGGLGALLAATRPDRVDRFIWLHAVARERWAEDYPWGSTLDEEEAELEQLPQRWGSASSGEEAAIAQGPMGQVDHRFQEWMARVQRGSVTPSRAVLLVRTWFETDVRDVLPSVTVPTLVLARQPSAEQARYVASRIPTAHFQLLAGFDDMPWFGDTREVLDAIQDFLGVEPVPEVRDRALATVLFTDIVASTSQAARLGDSRWNALVAEHLRLLRDLFARFGGTEMDTTGDGVFATFDSPGGALECAVRAVAAVQPLGIEIRAGVHTGEVLRTGIKDQGIAVAIGARVCALAGASEVLATRTVKDLSAGAGLSFTPMGDYELKGVPDTWTLYRVTA
- a CDS encoding SHOCT domain-containing protein, translating into MTALAAEFGTGQVFWSFVWLVLFFILIWLLIVVFADIFRSQDLSGWGKAGWTIFIIVFPYLGVFVYLVARGGKMHERAAQAAQAQDAPARAYVQSVAATTSPAEQIARLADLRAQGAITDEEFQAGKAKALAAG